The Heterodontus francisci isolate sHetFra1 chromosome 13, sHetFra1.hap1, whole genome shotgun sequence genome includes a region encoding these proteins:
- the bmp2a gene encoding bone morphogenetic protein 2 isoform X1, with translation MMDFSESLLVWCFQDTMTAGRQSLMVLLLCQVLFGGSAGLIPEVGRRKFAEQQANSGRASPPQSEDMLQEFELRLLNMFGLRRRPHPSKNPVIPQYMVDLYKLHSGEEAQQHGVSVLTQFPERPASHANTVRSFHHEEPMEELPGARGEATRRFFFNLNSIPREELITSAELRIYRKQVREACVNASGGYHRINVYEILKSPASSGSDPITRLLDTKLVHHSVSKWESFDVSPSVMRWTVQGQPNHGFMVEVIHLDQECRHSKRHIRISRSLHQDEESWPQMRPLLVTFSHNGKGHTLEKRVRRQAKHKQKKRLRSSCKRHPLYVDFSDVGWNDWIVAPPGYHAFYCQGECPFPLADHLNSTNHAIVQTLVNSVNANIPRACCVPTDLSPISMLYLDEYDKVVLKNYQDMVVEGCGCR, from the exons ATGATGGACTTTTCTGAATCGCTACTTGTTTGGTGTTTTCA AGACACGATGACTGCCGGCAGACAATCTCTGATGGTGCTCTTGCTCTGTCAAGTTCTCTTTGGAGGCTCGGCCGGGCTCATCCCCGAGGTCGGCCGGAGGAAGTTCGCCGAGCAGCAAGCCAACTCGGGCCGGGCGAGCCCCCCGCAGAGCGAGGACATGCTCCAGGAGTTCGAGCTCCGGCTGCTCAACATGTTCGGCCTCCGGCGTCGCCCTCACCCCAGCAAGAACCCGGTGATCCCGCAGTACATGGTGGACCTGTACAAGCTACACTCCGGGGAAGAAGCTCAGCAGCACGGGGTCTCGGTGCTGACCCAGTTCCCCGAAAGGCCAGCCAGCCACGCCAATACAGTCAGGAGCTTCCATCATGAAG AACCAATGGAGGAGCTGCCTGGAGCCAGAGGGGAGGCAACCCGTCGCTTTTTCTTCAATTTGAACTCTATACCGAGGGAGGAACTCATCACCTCGGCAGAACTGAGGATCTACCGCAAACAGGTGCGAGAAGCCTGTGTAAACGCCAGCGGTGGTTACCATCGCATCAACGTTTACGAGATTCTCAAATCGCCGGCGTCCTCTGGCAGCGATCCCATCACACGATTGCTGGACACGAAGCTTGTGCACCACAGTGTGAGCAAGTGGGAGAGCTTTGACGTCAGCCCTTCTGTTATGAGATGGACCGTACAGGGCCAGCCCAACCATGGGTTTATGGTGGAGGTCATCCACCTAGACCAGGAGTGCAGACATTCAAAGCGACATATCAGGATCAGTCGGTCCTTGCACCAAGATGAAGAAAGCTGGCCTCAGATGAGGCCATTATTGGTGACGTTTAGCCACAATGGCAAAGGACACACTCTTGAGAAAAGAGTGAGGCGTCAGGCCAAACACAAGCAGAAGAAGAGGCTCAGGTCTAGCTGCAAGCGGCATCCTTTATACGTGGATTTCAGTGATGTGGGGTGGAATGACTGGATAGTGGCACCTCCGGGATATCATGCTTTTTACTGCCAAGGAGAGTGCCCCTTTCCACTGGCAGATCACTTAAACTCAACGAACCATGCCATTGTGCAGACATTGGTGAACTCTGTCAATGCAAACATTCCCAGGGCGTGCTGCGTCCCAACGGACCTCAGTCCCATCTCAATGCTTTATCTTGATGAATACGACAAAGTTGTATTAAAGAACTACCAAGATATGGTTGTGGAGGGTTGTGGATGTCGTTAA
- the bmp2a gene encoding bone morphogenetic protein 2 isoform X2: MTAGRQSLMVLLLCQVLFGGSAGLIPEVGRRKFAEQQANSGRASPPQSEDMLQEFELRLLNMFGLRRRPHPSKNPVIPQYMVDLYKLHSGEEAQQHGVSVLTQFPERPASHANTVRSFHHEEPMEELPGARGEATRRFFFNLNSIPREELITSAELRIYRKQVREACVNASGGYHRINVYEILKSPASSGSDPITRLLDTKLVHHSVSKWESFDVSPSVMRWTVQGQPNHGFMVEVIHLDQECRHSKRHIRISRSLHQDEESWPQMRPLLVTFSHNGKGHTLEKRVRRQAKHKQKKRLRSSCKRHPLYVDFSDVGWNDWIVAPPGYHAFYCQGECPFPLADHLNSTNHAIVQTLVNSVNANIPRACCVPTDLSPISMLYLDEYDKVVLKNYQDMVVEGCGCR, translated from the exons ATGACTGCCGGCAGACAATCTCTGATGGTGCTCTTGCTCTGTCAAGTTCTCTTTGGAGGCTCGGCCGGGCTCATCCCCGAGGTCGGCCGGAGGAAGTTCGCCGAGCAGCAAGCCAACTCGGGCCGGGCGAGCCCCCCGCAGAGCGAGGACATGCTCCAGGAGTTCGAGCTCCGGCTGCTCAACATGTTCGGCCTCCGGCGTCGCCCTCACCCCAGCAAGAACCCGGTGATCCCGCAGTACATGGTGGACCTGTACAAGCTACACTCCGGGGAAGAAGCTCAGCAGCACGGGGTCTCGGTGCTGACCCAGTTCCCCGAAAGGCCAGCCAGCCACGCCAATACAGTCAGGAGCTTCCATCATGAAG AACCAATGGAGGAGCTGCCTGGAGCCAGAGGGGAGGCAACCCGTCGCTTTTTCTTCAATTTGAACTCTATACCGAGGGAGGAACTCATCACCTCGGCAGAACTGAGGATCTACCGCAAACAGGTGCGAGAAGCCTGTGTAAACGCCAGCGGTGGTTACCATCGCATCAACGTTTACGAGATTCTCAAATCGCCGGCGTCCTCTGGCAGCGATCCCATCACACGATTGCTGGACACGAAGCTTGTGCACCACAGTGTGAGCAAGTGGGAGAGCTTTGACGTCAGCCCTTCTGTTATGAGATGGACCGTACAGGGCCAGCCCAACCATGGGTTTATGGTGGAGGTCATCCACCTAGACCAGGAGTGCAGACATTCAAAGCGACATATCAGGATCAGTCGGTCCTTGCACCAAGATGAAGAAAGCTGGCCTCAGATGAGGCCATTATTGGTGACGTTTAGCCACAATGGCAAAGGACACACTCTTGAGAAAAGAGTGAGGCGTCAGGCCAAACACAAGCAGAAGAAGAGGCTCAGGTCTAGCTGCAAGCGGCATCCTTTATACGTGGATTTCAGTGATGTGGGGTGGAATGACTGGATAGTGGCACCTCCGGGATATCATGCTTTTTACTGCCAAGGAGAGTGCCCCTTTCCACTGGCAGATCACTTAAACTCAACGAACCATGCCATTGTGCAGACATTGGTGAACTCTGTCAATGCAAACATTCCCAGGGCGTGCTGCGTCCCAACGGACCTCAGTCCCATCTCAATGCTTTATCTTGATGAATACGACAAAGTTGTATTAAAGAACTACCAAGATATGGTTGTGGAGGGTTGTGGATGTCGTTAA